A genome region from Baekduia alba includes the following:
- a CDS encoding M16 family metallopeptidase, whose translation MPTITSETLANGLPLHRVALPGTRAVTILVAFDAGARTERPEENGMAHFLEHLVFKGGEKFDHYKKVNETAERMGGSLNAYTSHDLVAFHITVRAEAALEAIDLLTDFVGRPLLNADELDRERGVVIQEIQRYKDQPSSVAEELIDKAAFGDHPLGRTVLGPEEHLRTFSRDAIVAFRERRWAGKRGGAFVVGNVDHVPANGAVAELFNRFPTLDVPDAYEPAPSLQLEKLVERRDSNQSHLRLMYEPDVDATDPAQRAALTIYSTLLGGSMGSRLFDEIREQRGLCYSVYAVDHALSDATILQLGAGLESSKTSEAYKRMREIVAELHADGPTEEEVERARAYAAGRRVLAFENTNAVARFAASQAIVFGEDIDPDRAIDALDAVTFDQVREIAKKVDPEAAAVACVGPHDADEF comes from the coding sequence GTGCCCACCATCACCAGCGAGACCCTCGCCAACGGCCTGCCGCTGCATCGCGTCGCCCTGCCCGGCACGCGCGCGGTCACGATCCTCGTCGCGTTCGACGCCGGCGCCCGCACGGAGCGGCCCGAGGAGAACGGCATGGCGCACTTCCTCGAGCACCTCGTCTTCAAGGGCGGCGAGAAGTTCGACCACTACAAGAAGGTCAACGAGACCGCCGAGCGCATGGGCGGCTCGCTCAACGCCTACACCTCGCACGACCTCGTCGCGTTCCACATCACCGTGCGCGCGGAGGCGGCGCTGGAGGCCATCGACCTGCTCACCGACTTCGTCGGCCGCCCGCTGCTCAACGCGGACGAGCTCGACCGCGAGCGCGGCGTCGTCATCCAGGAGATCCAGCGCTACAAGGACCAGCCGTCGTCGGTCGCCGAGGAGCTCATCGACAAGGCCGCGTTCGGCGACCATCCGCTCGGCCGGACGGTGCTCGGCCCCGAGGAGCACCTGCGCACGTTCAGCCGCGACGCGATCGTCGCCTTCCGCGAGCGCCGCTGGGCCGGCAAGCGCGGCGGCGCGTTCGTCGTCGGCAACGTCGACCACGTCCCGGCCAACGGCGCGGTCGCCGAGCTGTTCAACCGCTTCCCGACGCTCGACGTCCCCGACGCCTACGAGCCCGCGCCGTCGCTGCAGCTCGAGAAGCTCGTCGAGCGCCGCGACTCCAACCAGTCGCACCTGCGCCTCATGTACGAGCCGGACGTCGACGCCACCGACCCGGCCCAGCGCGCCGCGCTGACGATCTACTCCACCCTGCTCGGCGGCTCGATGGGCTCGCGCCTGTTCGACGAGATCCGCGAGCAGCGCGGCCTCTGCTACTCGGTCTACGCGGTCGACCACGCGCTCAGCGACGCCACGATCCTGCAGCTCGGCGCCGGCCTGGAGTCGTCCAAGACGAGCGAGGCCTACAAGCGCATGCGCGAGATCGTGGCCGAGCTGCACGCCGACGGCCCGACCGAGGAGGAGGTCGAGCGCGCCCGAGCCTACGCCGCCGGCCGCCGCGTCCTCGCGTTCGAGAACACCAACGCGGTCGCACGCTTCGCGGCCTCGCAGGCGATCGTCTTCGGCGAGGACATCGACCCCGACCGCGCGATCGACGCGCTGGACGCCGTGACGTTCGACCAGGTGCGCGAGATCGCCAAGAAGGTCGATCCGGAGGCCGCCGCGGTCGCCTGCGTGGGGCCGCACGACGCGGACGAGTTCTGA
- the ftsX gene encoding permease-like cell division protein FtsX, which translates to MRPAFFIKEAFRSISRNAIPSFAAMASVLVTVLVLGVFIPVVQATTGAANEVRGRVLVDVYLKKDAKRADVDRVQALLQRTDHVGKVEYVSKARALAQEKARNPEAYELLGTNPLPDTFRVTPDEPDNIQKLRDVLAPAAVGGPPTRRAPIDDAIDQVKNRKDETTKILTATRVVKLAMGGLAVLLVIASVLLISNTIRLSLFSRRREVEVMKLVGATDSFIRWPFVIEGVVLGALGGVIAVLMLGIGKVAFLDPLASDFALIAAPQTIGFALLALLLLVASVAVSAAGSSLSLRKFLRV; encoded by the coding sequence GTGAGACCTGCCTTCTTCATCAAGGAGGCGTTCCGCTCCATCTCGCGGAACGCCATCCCGTCCTTCGCCGCGATGGCCTCGGTGCTGGTGACCGTGCTCGTCCTCGGCGTGTTCATCCCGGTGGTCCAGGCGACGACCGGCGCCGCCAACGAGGTGCGCGGCCGCGTCCTGGTCGACGTGTACCTCAAGAAGGACGCCAAGCGGGCCGACGTCGACCGCGTCCAGGCGCTGCTGCAGCGCACCGACCACGTCGGCAAGGTGGAGTACGTCAGCAAGGCCAGGGCGCTCGCGCAGGAGAAGGCGCGCAACCCCGAGGCCTACGAGCTGCTCGGCACCAACCCGCTGCCGGACACGTTCCGCGTCACGCCCGACGAGCCGGACAACATCCAGAAGCTGCGCGACGTGCTGGCGCCGGCGGCAGTAGGAGGCCCGCCCACCCGTCGCGCGCCGATCGACGACGCGATCGACCAGGTCAAGAACCGCAAGGACGAGACCACCAAGATCCTGACCGCGACGCGCGTCGTGAAGCTCGCGATGGGCGGGCTGGCGGTGCTGCTGGTGATCGCGTCGGTGCTGCTGATCTCCAACACGATCCGGCTGTCGCTGTTCTCGCGGCGGCGCGAGGTCGAGGTGATGAAGCTCGTCGGCGCGACCGACTCCTTCATCCGCTGGCCGTTCGTGATCGAGGGCGTGGTCCTCGGCGCGCTGGGCGGGGTGATCGCGGTCCTGATGCTCGGCATCGGCAAGGTCGCGTTCCTGGACCCGCTCGCGTCAGACTTCGCGCTGATCGCGGCGCCGCAGACGATCGGCTTCGCGCTGCTGGCGCTGCTGCTGCTGGTGGCGAGCGTCGCGGTGAGCGCCGCGGGG